In a single window of the Flavobacterium sp. W4I14 genome:
- a CDS encoding penicillin-binding protein 2 (product_source=KO:K05515; cath_funfam=3.40.710.10; cog=COG0768; ko=KO:K05515; pfam=PF00905,PF03717; smart=SM00025; superfamily=56519,56601; tigrfam=TIGR03423; transmembrane_helix_parts=Inside_1_12,TMhelix_13_32,Outside_33_669), translating into MDQLFNRKYIVQGLFIVIALILLGKLFYIQIISDAAFVSAESNVLRKIYKYPARGAILDRNMKVIVQNEPVYDLMVTPNEVKPFDTLALAQALDITFEDVRKNLKKARGKSSYQATPFLKQISVQSYARLQETLYRFPGFRTQDRTIRHYPDSVGGQLFGYVKEVSPTDIEKSEGFYKPGDYKGKSGLEFSYEETLRGEKGVINTVYDAHNTPQGSYADGKYDVNAVSGERLISGIDMRIQKLGEELMMNKVGAIVAIEPATGEILSLVSSPGYDPNLLVGRNQGNNYMEFIVGNPYRPSLVRPIMGYYPPGSSFKPVDALIGLQEGVIDPNTTFFCPHYYQAGNRKIKCEHFDGSISLRRGIARSCNTYFCYVFQKLITKNGMKNQRQTYQEWRDKVAKFGFGSKLDIDMPYERKGYFYTADHYDKIYGKRWGYTNVISQAIGQGEITATPLQMANAMAIIANRGYYIKPHLIKGIGDKNLVKKEYVVKNYVGVDAKHFEPVIDGMQDAVNSSWGTAILSRIPDIVLCGKTGTVQNPHGKNHSVFIGFAPRDNPKIAIAVIVENAGFGSTYAAPIASYMIEKYLKGSVSGGRAAQVEWMKNQNLLPLLIDKTKKIKLTKADSLLLKKADSTKRIKDSLRIKSATIKQTVTTKPKELKSVIIDKPVIQK; encoded by the coding sequence ATGGATCAATTATTTAACCGAAAATATATCGTTCAAGGATTATTTATTGTAATCGCCCTGATTTTATTGGGAAAATTATTTTATATCCAGATTATTAGCGATGCGGCTTTCGTTTCTGCAGAAAGTAATGTTTTACGCAAAATCTATAAATATCCTGCACGAGGTGCCATTCTGGACCGCAACATGAAGGTAATTGTACAAAATGAACCTGTGTACGATTTAATGGTTACGCCAAATGAAGTAAAACCGTTTGACACACTGGCACTTGCACAGGCTTTAGACATTACTTTTGAGGATGTTCGGAAAAACCTTAAAAAAGCAAGGGGAAAATCGAGTTATCAGGCCACCCCTTTCCTCAAACAGATTTCTGTTCAGAGTTATGCCCGCCTGCAGGAAACCCTTTACCGTTTTCCCGGATTTAGAACACAAGACAGAACCATCAGACATTATCCTGATAGTGTCGGCGGACAGCTATTTGGCTACGTAAAAGAAGTAAGCCCCACTGATATCGAAAAATCTGAAGGCTTTTACAAACCTGGCGATTATAAGGGTAAAAGTGGTTTGGAGTTTTCTTATGAAGAAACTTTAAGAGGCGAAAAGGGTGTGATTAATACCGTATACGATGCGCACAATACCCCACAGGGAAGTTATGCCGATGGCAAATACGATGTAAACGCGGTTTCGGGAGAAAGATTGATCTCAGGGATTGATATGAGAATTCAAAAACTCGGTGAGGAATTGATGATGAACAAGGTTGGGGCAATTGTGGCTATCGAACCCGCTACCGGAGAAATTCTTTCATTGGTAAGTAGTCCGGGCTATGATCCAAATCTTTTGGTTGGCAGAAATCAAGGGAACAACTACATGGAATTTATTGTAGGTAATCCATACCGACCATCTTTAGTAAGGCCTATAATGGGTTACTATCCCCCAGGATCGTCATTTAAGCCAGTTGATGCGCTGATCGGATTACAAGAAGGCGTAATAGATCCCAATACCACATTCTTTTGTCCGCACTATTATCAGGCTGGAAATAGAAAAATTAAATGCGAACACTTTGATGGTTCAATTTCGCTGAGAAGAGGTATTGCCCGTTCCTGCAATACTTATTTTTGTTATGTTTTTCAAAAGCTGATTACCAAAAACGGGATGAAAAACCAAAGACAAACTTATCAGGAATGGCGCGATAAAGTGGCCAAATTTGGTTTCGGATCAAAGCTCGACATTGATATGCCCTATGAAAGAAAAGGCTATTTTTATACCGCAGACCACTACGATAAAATTTACGGCAAAAGATGGGGGTACACCAATGTAATTTCGCAGGCTATTGGTCAGGGTGAGATTACCGCTACCCCATTGCAAATGGCAAATGCCATGGCTATTATTGCTAACCGTGGTTATTACATTAAACCGCACTTAATTAAAGGTATAGGCGACAAAAACCTGGTTAAAAAGGAATATGTAGTTAAAAATTATGTAGGCGTAGATGCCAAACATTTCGAACCTGTAATTGATGGTATGCAGGATGCCGTAAACAGCAGCTGGGGAACCGCCATACTGTCACGGATTCCTGATATAGTACTTTGTGGAAAAACAGGAACGGTACAAAACCCGCACGGAAAAAACCACTCTGTGTTTATAGGTTTTGCGCCAAGGGATAATCCGAAAATTGCCATCGCCGTAATTGTAGAAAATGCGGGTTTTGGTAGTACATACGCAGCGCCGATAGCCAGTTATATGATCGAAAAATATCTTAAAGGTAGTGTTAGCGGTGGAAGAGCTGCTCAGGTAGAATGGATGAAGAATCAAAACCTGCTTCCTTTATTAATCGACAAGACAAAAAAGATTAAATTAACGAAGGCAGATAGTCTGTTGCTTAAAAAAGCAGATTCAACCAAAAGGATAAAAGACAGTTTGAGAATTAAATCGGCAACGATAAAACAAACGGTTACTACAAAACCTAAAGAATTAAAATCAGTAATCATTGATAAACCTGTAATCCAGAAATAA
- a CDS encoding nucleoside-diphosphate-sugar epimerase (product_source=COG0451; cath_funfam=3.40.50.720; cog=COG0451; pfam=PF01370; superfamily=51735), which translates to MPHNFELIKNKEMHTILGAGGPTANALTRELTNTNETIRLVSRKPISTNNPNASWVKADLLNETELFAAAEGSKVIYLCAGLVYDAKVWQEQWPVIIQNVINLTKRTGARLIFFDNVYMYGLVNGPMTEDTPYHPCSLKGEVRAKVAEQLMNESKAGNINVTIARAADFYGADSMNSFFDMMVLDKFAKKNSAQWIGNPNTLHSFTYIEDAGKALFLLGQTPDSGNQIWHLPTATPLKGKAFIEMAAKIYETKPQYSTINKLILRLVGLFKKVVAGTVEMYYQYDHDYHFDSTKFEKAFNFKPTAYYDGILKLSKTMYRKQN; encoded by the coding sequence ATGCCACATAACTTTGAACTAATCAAAAACAAAGAAATGCACACTATACTTGGCGCCGGCGGACCAACAGCAAACGCACTGACCAGAGAATTAACCAATACTAACGAAACCATTAGATTGGTTAGCAGAAAACCAATTTCTACAAACAACCCAAATGCAAGCTGGGTTAAGGCTGATTTATTAAACGAAACTGAACTTTTCGCAGCAGCAGAAGGTTCAAAAGTAATATACCTATGCGCCGGTTTGGTTTACGATGCCAAAGTATGGCAAGAACAATGGCCAGTTATTATTCAAAATGTAATTAATTTAACTAAACGTACAGGCGCAAGGCTAATATTTTTTGATAATGTTTATATGTATGGCCTGGTAAATGGCCCAATGACAGAAGATACGCCTTACCATCCCTGTAGCTTAAAAGGGGAAGTAAGGGCAAAGGTAGCCGAACAATTAATGAACGAATCGAAAGCGGGTAACATAAATGTAACCATTGCCCGTGCTGCAGATTTTTACGGAGCAGATTCGATGAACAGCTTTTTTGACATGATGGTACTTGATAAGTTTGCCAAAAAAAATAGTGCTCAATGGATAGGAAACCCAAATACACTACACAGTTTTACATACATTGAAGATGCTGGAAAAGCTTTATTTTTGTTAGGACAAACACCCGATTCTGGCAACCAGATATGGCATCTACCAACCGCAACGCCTTTAAAAGGGAAAGCTTTTATAGAAATGGCTGCAAAGATTTATGAAACCAAACCCCAATATTCGACCATTAATAAACTGATTCTACGTTTAGTAGGTTTATTTAAAAAGGTAGTTGCGGGTACTGTAGAAATGTACTATCAGTACGATCATGATTATCATTTCGATTCTACCAAATTTGAAAAGGCATTTAATTTTAAGCCCACTGCTTATTATGATGGCATTTTAAAATTATCAAAAACCATGTATAGAAAGCAGAATTGA
- a CDS encoding nucleoside-diphosphate-sugar epimerase (product_source=COG0451; cath_funfam=3.40.50.720; cog=COG0451; superfamily=51735): MIQDNTTHKNSIKTISVLGCGWFGLALAKKLIGLNYTVKGSTTSQEKLAILQAENIQPFLINFTAETVVADPAFFEADTLFICIPPKRNSAELLDYPQKINSILAAAKDKSKHVVLISSTSVYADENKIVNETSETHPDTDSGRVVLAAEILFKELFPENCTVIRFAGLIGPDRNPGRFFAGKSNVPNGLAPVNLIHQTDAVGIAVKLLEKQAFGTTYNACSPNHPAKMDFYANAAKTTGLAAPDFIAEKKDWKIVESINVPEFLGYTFEVGI, translated from the coding sequence ATGATTCAAGATAATACGACACATAAAAACAGCATTAAAACCATATCGGTTTTAGGCTGTGGCTGGTTCGGCTTGGCGTTAGCCAAAAAACTGATCGGGTTAAACTATACCGTTAAGGGCTCTACCACAAGCCAGGAGAAGTTAGCAATACTTCAGGCCGAAAATATCCAGCCTTTTTTGATCAATTTTACGGCAGAAACGGTTGTGGCCGATCCAGCATTTTTTGAGGCCGACACCTTGTTTATCTGTATTCCGCCAAAGCGCAATTCGGCTGAACTTCTTGATTATCCTCAAAAGATAAATTCAATTTTAGCTGCTGCGAAAGATAAATCGAAGCATGTGGTATTGATCAGTTCGACGAGTGTTTATGCTGATGAAAACAAAATAGTAAATGAAACCAGCGAGACACATCCCGATACTGATTCAGGAAGGGTAGTGTTGGCTGCAGAAATTCTATTTAAGGAACTATTCCCCGAAAACTGTACAGTGATCCGCTTTGCAGGCTTAATTGGCCCTGACCGTAACCCTGGGAGATTCTTTGCCGGAAAAAGTAATGTTCCAAATGGTTTGGCGCCTGTAAACCTGATTCACCAAACAGATGCTGTAGGGATTGCGGTCAAACTTTTGGAAAAACAGGCATTCGGCACAACTTACAATGCCTGCTCGCCAAACCATCCTGCAAAAATGGATTTCTATGCCAATGCAGCTAAAACCACAGGACTTGCAGCACCTGATTTTATTGCAGAAAAGAAAGATTGGAAAATTGTAGAGAGTATTAATGTACCGGAATTTTTGGGTTATACATTTGAGGTTGGGATTTAA
- a CDS encoding CRP-like cAMP-binding protein (product_source=COG0664; cath_funfam=2.60.120.10; cog=COG0664; superfamily=46785,51206) — protein MDKQFKINAFRAGLAKFVTFEEKEWEILIQYLSFSTLKKKEHFVVEGKVCDYIAFIIQGAVRHYHVKDGQEITGYFCFENELVSAYKSFVKRVPSTNFIQVLEETQLVLIAYADLQKMLNHPVLALKMERFGRLVAEYYICCFEDRLNAFVTQNPEERYTALEKTAKDIFQRVPQHYIANFLGITPVSLSRIRKRTLILKD, from the coding sequence ATGGATAAACAATTTAAAATCAATGCCTTTAGAGCCGGTTTAGCAAAATTCGTAACTTTCGAAGAAAAAGAATGGGAAATCTTAATTCAGTACCTGAGTTTTTCTACCCTAAAGAAAAAGGAACATTTTGTAGTTGAAGGAAAAGTATGCGATTATATTGCCTTTATTATTCAGGGTGCTGTAAGGCATTATCATGTTAAAGACGGACAGGAAATTACCGGTTATTTTTGTTTTGAAAACGAGCTGGTAAGTGCCTATAAAAGCTTTGTAAAAAGAGTACCAAGTACAAACTTTATTCAGGTCTTGGAGGAAACCCAACTTGTTCTTATTGCTTACGCCGATCTTCAAAAAATGTTAAACCATCCCGTGCTAGCGCTGAAAATGGAACGGTTTGGCCGTCTGGTTGCTGAATATTACATCTGCTGTTTTGAAGACCGTCTTAATGCTTTTGTTACGCAAAACCCGGAAGAGCGTTATACTGCGCTTGAAAAAACTGCAAAAGATATTTTCCAGCGTGTTCCACAACACTATATCGCCAATTTTTTAGGTATTACACCTGTTTCACTCTCGCGTATTCGTAAACGCACACTCATTTTAAAGGATTAA
- a CDS encoding thymidine kinase (product_source=KO:K00857; cath_funfam=3.30.60.20,3.40.50.300; cog=COG1435; ko=KO:K00857; pfam=PF00265; superfamily=52540,57716) has protein sequence MLFSEQNFRRRGEFSGSIEVVCGSMFSGKTEELIRRLKRAQIAKLNVEIFKPRTDTRYHETAVVSHDLNSINSTPVDSASAILLLGTNTQVVGIDEAQFFDDELPDVCNKLALKGIRVIVAGLDMDFTGKPFGPMPALMAIAEHVTKVNAVCVCCGNPALYSYRTVADEATVLLGEKESYEPRCRACYNLGKG, from the coding sequence ATGTTATTTAGCGAACAAAATTTTAGAAGAAGGGGCGAATTTTCGGGAAGTATAGAAGTGGTATGTGGCTCTATGTTTTCTGGTAAAACGGAAGAGCTGATCCGCAGGTTAAAAAGGGCCCAGATTGCTAAACTGAATGTCGAAATTTTTAAACCCCGTACCGATACCCGCTACCATGAAACTGCTGTGGTTTCGCACGATTTAAACTCGATAAACTCTACCCCTGTCGATAGCGCTTCAGCCATTTTGCTACTCGGTACCAATACACAGGTGGTTGGGATAGATGAAGCGCAGTTTTTTGATGATGAACTTCCTGATGTTTGCAATAAACTCGCCCTGAAAGGCATACGGGTTATTGTTGCGGGCCTGGATATGGATTTTACAGGCAAACCCTTTGGCCCGATGCCAGCCTTAATGGCCATTGCCGAACATGTTACCAAAGTAAATGCCGTTTGTGTTTGCTGTGGAAACCCAGCCCTATACAGTTACCGTACAGTTGCTGATGAAGCTACCGTTTTATTAGGCGAAAAGGAAAGTTATGAGCCACGGTGCAGGGCTTGCTATAATCTGGGCAAGGGATAA
- a CDS encoding hypothetical protein (product_source=Hypo-rule applied; superfamily=56918; transmembrane_helix_parts=Inside_1_4,TMhelix_5_24,Outside_25_36,TMhelix_37_59,Inside_60_71,TMhelix_72_94,Outside_95_108,TMhelix_109_131,Inside_132_143,TMhelix_144_166,Outside_167_171), whose translation MNSRIIIVNVIRWFLLLFVQIFLLKNMGFYDLSTPFIYVLFLLLLPFGIPNILLYLLAFGTGLTLDAFYDTMGVHATACVVLAFVRISFISISLNRDAIDDPEPSLSYMGFQWFSLYAFLCVVAHHLVLFFLETFRLTEIGYTLMRCGLSCIFTLLIILLVEFIFYRRTPR comes from the coding sequence ATGAATAGTAGAATCATAATTGTAAATGTGATCAGGTGGTTTTTACTCCTTTTTGTGCAGATCTTCCTGCTCAAAAACATGGGCTTTTATGATCTTTCCACACCGTTTATCTATGTGCTATTTTTGCTCTTGCTTCCATTCGGAATCCCCAATATTTTGTTGTACTTATTGGCTTTTGGAACAGGCTTAACACTCGATGCTTTTTACGATACCATGGGCGTACATGCTACGGCCTGCGTGGTATTGGCTTTTGTAAGGATTTCCTTTATATCGATAAGTTTAAACCGCGACGCAATTGACGACCCAGAACCATCGTTAAGTTATATGGGTTTCCAATGGTTTTCACTTTATGCTTTTCTTTGCGTTGTTGCACACCACCTGGTGCTGTTCTTTTTAGAAACATTTAGGCTAACCGAAATTGGTTATACCTTAATGAGATGCGGCTTAAGTTGTATCTTTACACTGCTTATTATTTTATTGGTAGAGTTTATATTCTATAGAAGAACACCACGCTAA
- a CDS encoding rod shape determining protein RodA (product_source=KO:K05837; cog=COG0772; ko=KO:K05837; pfam=PF01098; tigrfam=TIGR02210; transmembrane_helix_parts=Inside_1_12,TMhelix_13_35,Outside_36_49,TMhelix_50_69,Inside_70_73,TMhelix_74_96,Outside_97_143,TMhelix_144_161,Inside_162_181,TMhelix_182_200,Outside_201_203,TMhelix_204_223,Inside_224_229,TMhelix_230_252,Outside_253_324,TMhelix_325_347,Inside_348_359,TMhelix_360_382,Outside_383_386,TMhelix_387_409,Inside_410_420) translates to MQQQQGNRFFFNVDWITVLIYIALCAIGFINIYASVPPEQTAVFGFSTLYGKQLIYIITGLILGLSILLFDGRLFNVFSPFIYGGTLLLLMAVLVIGNKVAGNQAWIAIGSFKLQPAEFAKFGTALLLARYVGAFNPKFRDVKSIMIAGLIVGAPLLLIMLQPDTGSALVFLAFMFPLYREGLSGYFLLIFLGMIVLFIADFLVPTYILTIIITTIAGLFIYNNRRKQKIIFSTVLVTVFAIGYLFLIKIAYEKVLAPHQRSRIELMLGLKTDNKGAGYNVIQSQIAIGSGQGTGRGFLQGTQTKYGYVPEQSTDFIFSTIGEEWGFMGCAVVIGLYMFLLLRLVNLAERQRSTFSRVYGYSVACILFFHVFINIGMTIGIIPVIGIPLPLISYGGSSLWSFTILLFIFLKLDSNRMGFI, encoded by the coding sequence ATGCAGCAGCAACAGGGAAACCGTTTTTTCTTTAATGTAGATTGGATTACTGTTTTAATCTATATTGCCTTATGCGCTATTGGTTTCATCAATATTTATGCTTCCGTTCCACCAGAACAAACCGCTGTGTTTGGCTTTAGTACCCTTTATGGCAAACAGCTCATTTATATCATTACTGGTTTAATTTTAGGCTTATCTATCTTATTATTTGATGGAAGGCTTTTCAATGTCTTTTCGCCCTTTATTTACGGTGGTACATTGCTGTTGTTAATGGCCGTATTGGTAATTGGAAACAAAGTGGCCGGGAACCAGGCATGGATTGCAATAGGCTCATTTAAACTTCAACCTGCAGAATTTGCCAAGTTTGGCACAGCCTTGCTTTTGGCAAGATATGTAGGCGCATTTAACCCTAAATTCCGCGATGTTAAATCAATCATGATTGCTGGATTAATTGTAGGCGCACCGCTGTTGTTAATTATGCTTCAGCCCGATACTGGTTCGGCATTGGTATTTCTTGCATTTATGTTCCCATTGTACCGGGAAGGTTTATCAGGTTATTTTCTATTGATATTTTTGGGAATGATTGTGCTTTTTATTGCCGATTTCTTGGTCCCTACCTATATCTTGACCATCATTATTACCACAATTGCCGGCCTTTTCATTTATAACAACAGGAGAAAACAAAAAATAATCTTCTCTACTGTCTTGGTAACCGTTTTCGCCATTGGCTATCTCTTTTTAATAAAAATTGCCTACGAAAAAGTTTTAGCTCCACACCAACGTAGCCGTATCGAATTAATGTTAGGGCTTAAAACCGATAATAAAGGTGCAGGCTATAATGTAATCCAATCGCAAATTGCCATAGGCTCAGGTCAGGGAACCGGACGTGGATTTTTACAGGGCACACAAACCAAATATGGTTATGTACCAGAGCAGAGTACCGATTTTATCTTCTCTACCATCGGCGAAGAATGGGGCTTTATGGGTTGTGCTGTAGTGATAGGCTTGTATATGTTCCTGCTCCTCCGATTGGTTAATTTAGCAGAAAGGCAACGATCTACATTCTCCAGGGTGTATGGCTATAGCGTAGCCTGTATCCTCTTTTTTCACGTTTTTATTAATATCGGGATGACGATTGGCATTATTCCCGTAATTGGGATTCCCCTACCCTTAATTAGTTATGGTGGTTCGTCGTTATGGAGTTTTACGATCTTACTGTTCATCTTTTTAAAGCTGGACTCTAACCGGATGGGATTTATTTAG
- a CDS encoding hypothetical protein (product_source=Hypo-rule applied), with product MMNQQDIFRKIGSILTELNEQYQFLAQNPQQLNDLELELFLANAHFLSDHVNIVKKLNTIVEDKPAEPGNHALLAEQNTIILPEVEKSYVEDDECFDPQELEEVATAQEEEERVDVKPEQEVLDDEIIEEKKAEALLNKDFFKPDQDDHTFEFVLGTHDENGQFDYEAKSVEEIFDRPLSKEEAEILAQKKKIQEREASAVQEEAIPTEEDEVGPEPFLIPQEEEEPLVIAEEEPVAVVKEVEPVAAPSEPIEALKDVKLDDPIISPPVEQERPLFRPEAVPVKPSPQPEAAKPAPSLNDLLAKTNGKSDEPVKAPIADLKQAISLNEKLLFIKDLFNGYNLAYSEVIDIINKMSSFEAADSYLQNNYAAKNNWDNKQATVDQFYELLNRRFSK from the coding sequence ATGATGAACCAACAGGATATTTTCAGAAAGATCGGCAGCATTTTAACAGAATTAAATGAGCAATATCAATTTTTAGCTCAGAATCCTCAGCAATTAAACGATTTGGAGCTGGAGCTTTTTCTGGCCAATGCCCATTTTCTTTCCGATCATGTTAATATCGTCAAAAAATTAAATACCATAGTAGAAGATAAGCCTGCTGAACCTGGAAATCATGCTTTGTTGGCCGAACAAAATACCATTATACTGCCCGAAGTTGAAAAAAGTTATGTAGAAGACGATGAGTGTTTCGATCCGCAGGAACTGGAAGAAGTGGCTACTGCCCAGGAAGAAGAAGAACGTGTGGATGTAAAGCCCGAACAGGAAGTGCTGGATGATGAAATTATTGAAGAAAAAAAAGCCGAAGCACTTTTAAATAAAGATTTCTTTAAGCCAGACCAGGATGATCATACTTTTGAATTTGTATTGGGTACACACGATGAAAACGGTCAGTTCGATTATGAAGCGAAATCTGTTGAAGAAATTTTCGATCGCCCTTTAAGTAAAGAAGAAGCCGAAATTTTAGCGCAGAAAAAGAAAATACAGGAGAGAGAGGCTTCAGCTGTCCAGGAGGAGGCTATACCAACTGAAGAGGATGAAGTTGGTCCCGAACCTTTTTTGATTCCGCAGGAAGAAGAAGAACCTTTAGTAATTGCCGAAGAAGAACCGGTTGCAGTTGTTAAAGAAGTGGAACCGGTTGCTGCGCCAAGTGAGCCTATTGAGGCACTGAAAGATGTGAAACTGGATGATCCCATTATTTCGCCGCCTGTTGAACAGGAGCGACCCTTGTTTAGGCCTGAAGCAGTTCCGGTAAAACCATCTCCACAGCCTGAAGCGGCTAAACCTGCACCAAGTTTAAATGATCTGCTTGCCAAAACAAATGGTAAAAGTGATGAGCCTGTTAAAGCACCTATTGCCGATTTAAAGCAAGCGATTAGCTTAAACGAAAAGTTACTTTTTATCAAAGATCTTTTTAATGGGTATAATCTGGCCTATTCGGAAGTAATCGATATCATAAATAAGATGAGCAGTTTCGAAGCGGCGGATAGCTACCTTCAGAATAATTATGCGGCGAAAAATAACTGGGACAATAAACAGGCTACAGTTGATCAGTTTTACGAGTTGTTGAACCGAAGGTTTAGCAAGTAG